The following proteins come from a genomic window of Zygotorulaspora mrakii chromosome 8, complete sequence:
- the PEX32 gene encoding Pex32p (similar to Saccharomyces cerevisiae PEX32 (YBR168W); ancestral locus Anc_8.592) produces the protein MSNTGGVSAEYRCYSKFIYNHGQKPSLTRATDSKISSVLHRFYPMLIIFDGALNNIMWMCEDICLPFIYMVMITLVIDMLSLCETSASSGKSVFGKISTLWLGMIGFVVLLYSFLYYVVTVYQDLDQYEPPTLDDIVILLESVIDKLETIRKETVSRTLRIRTWLDVLKFAIFLTPIQYVLMRYLSVRDYALGVVVCCLLVHSIWFQSTFRLFWRVLATRIAYFSVLSIFHDRKQIIYSPLIDPSTVNEKTSATIFVPYAQPMHKMSGNKLQLELLKLYPLNNVINGISKMPCPGVIAINIYIVHENQRKWKPNNVWEPKLLPYEKPKYCIELNGHLNACKSPWEYQESLAEDWEWLDDCWKPSEWAYSDSDWNVIGHNDSLEAYTRTKIWRRRVFKVFK, from the coding sequence ATGTCTAATACTGGTGGCGTAAGTGCAGAATACCGATgttattcaaaattcatATATAACCACGGTCAGAAGCCTTCTTTGACTAGGGCCACAGATAGCAAGATATCGAGCGTTCTTCATCGGTTTTACCCGATgcttatcatttttgatggCGCCCTGAATAATATCATGTGGATGTGTGAAGATATATGCCTGCCCTTTATTTATATGGTCATGATAACTTTGGTTATAGACATGCTCTCTTTATGTGAGACGTCCGCATCTTCTGGAAAGTCTGTCTTTGGCAAAATATCGACACTATGGTTGGGCATGATTGGATTTGTTGTACTTTTATACTCATTTCTGTACTACGTGGTTACTGTTTACCAAGATTTGGATCAATACGAGCCGCCAACCCTGGATGATATAGTAATTCTTTTGGAGTCAGTGATCGATAAATTGGAAACGataagaaaagaaacagtATCGAGAACTCTTAGAATAAGAACGTGGTTAGATGTGCTGAAGTTCGCAATCTTTTTAACCCCTATCCAATATGTATTAATGAGATATCTATCTGTCAGAGACTACGCTCTGGGAGTTGTAGTATGCTGTTTGCTAGTACATTCTATATGGTTTCAAAGTACCTTTCGACTGTTTTGGAGAGTTTTAGCCACCCGTATAGCTTATTTTAGCGTGTTATCAATTTTCCATGATCGTAAGCAAATAATTTATAGCCCATTGATTGACCCTTCAACGGTAAATGAGAAAACTAGCGCTACTATTTTTGTACCCTATGCACAACCTATGCACAAAATGAGTGGTAATAAACTACAGCTTGAGTTGTTGAAACTTTATCCTTTAAACAACGTGATTAATGGAATAAGTAAGATGCCATGTCCCGGTGTCATAGCCATTAACATCTACATTGTTCATGAAAACCAGAGGAAGTGGAAGCCAAATAATGTTTGGGAACCGAAGCTTTTACCTTATGAAAAACCAAAATATTGCATTGAGTTAAACGGCCATTTGAATGCCTGTAAATCACCCTGGGAATATCAAGAAAGTCTAGCTGAAGACTGGGAGTGGCTAGATGATTGCTGGAAGCCAAGTGAATGGGCCTATTCAGACTCGGACTGGAACGTCATTGGTCATAATGACTCGTTAGAAGCTTATAcaagaacaaaaatttggagGCGCAGAGTTTTTAAAGTATTTAAGTGA
- the POP7 gene encoding ribonuclease P/MRP protein subunit POP7 (similar to Saccharomyces cerevisiae POP7 (YBR167C); ancestral locus Anc_8.593): MKSKLVRKHPTVKAFSRREIKSHIYIKSVTPYVSALKRIKKVLTELDKSSATFVAVLGMGKAVEKTLSLGCHFEEQMGKRIEVLTKTIEVLDEVTEVDSDTASGNQELQEENEDLETILKKRTLSGVEVRIYA, translated from the coding sequence ATGAAATCCAAGCTGGTCAGAAAGCACCCAACAGTGAAAGCATTTTCACGCAGAGAGATCAAATcgcatatatatataaaatcAGTTACCCCATACGTCAGTGCACTTAAAAGAATTAAAAAAGTACTGACAGAGCTGGATAAGAGCTCTGCTACATTTGTAGCTGTTCTAGGAATGGGTAAAGCGGTAGAGAAAACGCTATCGCTAGGATGTCATTTTGAGGAACAAATGGGCAAGAGGATTGAAGTACTCACAAAGACGATCGAGGTGTTGGACGAAGTAACTGAAGTTGATTCAGACACAGCAAGTGGTAACCAGGAACTACAAGAAGAGAATGAGGACTTGGagacaattttgaaaaaaagaacgtTAAGCGGTGTTGAAGTACGAATCTATGcataa
- a CDS encoding uncharacterized protein (similar to Saccharomyces cerevisiae YPL108W; ancestral locus Anc_8.594) produces the protein MHLRIGSFVRVTRNCMMSLSSAESSATDDNTGYSKLNGKKNQSVTKPVSLDSTTGEVLVRTSTGKTRVRRGQSDEEYKRQLHDYFQVQNGPKVTEVGWMDHENANAMLNADIDFSIKPERQKIAGFCRVLYYRRQYSECAELCGKLIPRYEEINKNNKIRKEINELGYMLERSRQLLQ, from the coding sequence ATGCACTTGCGGATCGGTAGCTTTGTAAGAGTGACAAGAAACTGCATGATGAGTTTATCTAGTGCGGAGAGCAGCGCCACCGATGATAATACTGGATATTCAAAGCTTAATGGCAAAAAGAACCAATCTGTAACAAAACCGGTATCCTTGGATTCAACCACAGGTGAGGTGCTTGTGCGTACAAGCACCGGAAAAACCAGGGTTCGCAGGGGTCAAAGTGATGAGGAGTACAAGAGACAGCTTCATGACTATTTTCAGGTACAGAATGGTCCTAAAGTGACAGAAGTTGGGTGGATGGACCATGAAAATGCCAATGCTATGCTTAACGCGGACATCGATTTCAGTATCAAGCCagaaagacaaaaaattgCAGGCTTTTGTCGAGTTTTATACTACAGAAGGCAATACAGCGAATGTGCAGAGTTATGTGGGAAACTGATACCCAGATATGAAGAGATAAACAAGAATAACAAAATCAGGAAAGAAATAAACGAATTAGGGTATATGTTAGAACGATCTAGACAGCTACTACAATAA
- the DAL3 gene encoding ureidoglycolate hydrolase (similar to Saccharomyces cerevisiae DAL3 (YIR032C)), with translation MPIEACANPLTIKAFSPYGSIISPGEEVAKLDQSAKNANQGTAIKLLQVSKVQNPAPVSCPPNWNLFRCFPKPHLQARFKATQSSRKVQHSINVLEMHPHSSQTFLPMGRPEDEISYLVVVALEYKTTAKPDLSTLKAFLCRGNQAVTYGAGIWHAPMIVLGQQEYVDFGVLIYEFLDEHAPEKDCVETHYADSEITIELFID, from the coding sequence ATGCCAATTGAAGCTTGCGCAAATCCATTGACAATCAAAGCCTTTTCCCCATATGGGAGTATAATCTCACCAGGAGAAGAAGTCGCCAAACTTGATCAGTCTGCGAAAAATGCTAATCAAGGTACGGCGATAAAACTGCTGCAAGTCAGTAAAGTTCAGAATCCAGCTCCCGTTAGCTGTCCACCAAACTGGAATCTATTTAGATGTTTTCCTAAGCCACATTTACAGGCTCGTTTCAAAGCAACGCAATCCAGTAGGAAAGTGCAGCACTCGATAAATGTGCTGGAGATGCACCCGCATAGTTCACAGACTTTCTTGCCAATGGGCCGCCctgaagatgaaatatcTTACCTTGTGGTTGTTGCATTGGAATACAAGACCACAGCCAAGCCCGATCTGTCAACATTGAAGGCCTTTTTATGCAGGGGAAATCAAGCTGTTACTTATGGTGCCGGAATTTGGCATGCGCCAATGATTGTCCTAGGCCAACAAGAGTACGTGGACTTTGGCGTATTGATATATGAGTTTTTAGATGAGCATGCACCAGAAAAGGACTGTGTTGAGACACATTATGCCGATTCCGAGATCacaattgaactttttaTCGATTAA
- the TYR1 gene encoding prephenate dehydrogenase (NADP(+)) (similar to Saccharomyces cerevisiae TYR1 (YBR166C); ancestral locus Anc_8.595): MVSEEQVKKWKATKTIGIIGLGDMGLLYATKFSEAGWKVVCCDKEALYDQLKEKYAGCKFELVVNGHYVSRVSDYTIYSVEAENIDKIVSMYGPSTKLEGIVGGQTSCKYAEIAAFEKHVPSDVRIVSVHSLHGPRVNSEGQPLVMIRHRCASDAEFDFAQSVLACLKSKIVYLTQEEHDRITADTQAVTHAAFLSMGAAWAKLKIYPWILGDDNDKWYGGLENVKMNISLRIYSNKWHVYAGLAITNPSAHDQILQYATSCTELYTLFVKRNENQLIERVKKAKEFVFNNHKGFLLLDDKLLDKYSLFTNRNSSKPIQTVPNSHLSLLAIVDSWHKLGINPYDHMICSTPLFRVFLGVTEYLFLTPGLLEQTIKAAVFDESFRKDDLEFVVAARDWSSIVSFANFDIYRRRFEEIQKFFEPMFPEANRIGNEMLKTISRYAPESNQKHANA, translated from the coding sequence ATGGTCTCAGAGGAGCAGGtcaagaaatggaaagcTACCAAGACAATTGGGATAATTGGCCTTGGGGACATGGGGCTACTGTATGCGACAAAATTCTCAGAGGCCGGATGGAAGGTTGTCTGTTGTGATAAGGAAGCATTATATGATCAGCTAAAGGAAAAGTATGCAGGCTGCAAGTTTGAGCTTGTGGTGAATGGTCACTACGTGTCAAGAGTGAGCGACTACACAATTTATAGTGTTGAAGCTGAAAACATTGACAAAATTGTATCCATGTATGGTCCTTCGACGAAATTGGAGGGGATCGTTGGGGGTCAGACCAGTTGCAAATACGCAGAAATTGctgcatttgaaaagcatGTACCGTCAGATGTTAGAATTGTTTCTGTTCATTCTTTACATGGACCTAGAGTTAACAGTGAGGGTCAACCATTAGTGATGATAAGACACCGTTGTGCCAGTGATGCGGAATTTGACTTCGCTCAGTCAGTGCTGGCATGCTTGAAGAGCAAAATTGTTTATTTAACACAAGAAGAACATGATAGGATTACAGCAGATACACAGGCAGTTACGCATGCTGCATTTTTAAGCATGGGAGCAGCTTGGgcaaaattaaaaatatacCCTTGGATTTTGGGAGATGATAACGACAAATGGTACGGTGGATTGGAAAACGTCAAAATGAATATATCATTGAGAATTTATTCAAACAAGTGGCACGTTTATGCTGGGCTGGCAATAACTAATCCATCCGCTCATGATCAAATTTTACAATATGCCACGAGCTGTACAGAATTATATACTCTATTtgtgaaaagaaatgaaaatcaaTTAATTGAAAGAGTGAAAAAGGCTAAAGAATTTGTATTTAATAACCATAAGGGTTTCCTACTACTGGACGACAAGTTGCTAGATAAATATTCCCTCTTCACGAACCGAAATTCTTCTAAACCAATTCAAACTGTTCCAAACTCAcatttatcattattaGCAATTGTTGATTCATGGCATAAACTAGGCATTAATCCTTATGATCATATGATTTGTTCTACTCCATTATTCAGAGTTTTCTTAGGAGTTACTGAGTACCTTTTTTTAACTCCTGGATTACTGGAACAAACAATAAAAGCTGCCGTCTTTGATGAATCCTTTAGAAAAGATGATTTAGAATTTGTCGTTGCAGCGAGAGATTGGAGTTCGATAGTGTCATTCGCTAACTTCGATATATACAGAAGAcgatttgaagaaatacaaaagttttttgaaCCAATGTTTCCGGAAGCAAATAGAATTGGTAATGAGATGTTAAAGACAATTTCAAGATACGCTCCAGAATCCAACCAAAAACATGCAAATGCCTAA
- the UBS1 gene encoding Ubs1p (similar to Saccharomyces cerevisiae UBS1 (YBR165W); ancestral locus Anc_8.596), with amino-acid sequence MVGLLTRRLLRDWKQISRHYQHIRDKNSILFHLKPQDSNLHVWHLVINQPLKHAELYLRLFVGSEEEPSIILRCLTPNNRFPVNRNISLTHLNYLLIDYGFFALLQRIWKLFFEHAETLSAVHEQESRFCFAWNRIVCRDFKLNFPELVGCLAPGDYEMIKDHSKRIGQSTHQTRKVGSNTTVDNGSTDESYNESNLIACDDSFARGANPFSKRRWSGNVESDDFEVASTLKRARK; translated from the coding sequence ATGGTAGGATTACTCACACGAAGACTTCTCAGGGACTGGAAGCAGATTTCACGCCATTATCAGCATATCAGGGACAAAAATAGCATActatttcatttgaaaccACAAGACTCCAATTTGCATGTATGGCATTTGGTGATTAATCAGCCCCTGAAGCATGCAGAGCTGTATTTGCGGCTGTTTGTTGGCAGTGAAGAGGAACCGTCAATAATATTGAGATGTTTGACGCCCAACAATAGGTTCCCGGTCAACAGAAATATATCTTTGACACATCTCAACTATCTTCTCATCGACTATGGGTTTTTTGCTCTGCTGCAGCGCATATGGAAGCTCTTTTTCGAGCATGCAGAGACTTTGAGTGCTGTCCATGAACAGGAATCGAGGTTTTGTTTTGCATGGAATAGAATCGTGTGTCGAGATTTCAAGTTGAATTTTCCTGAACTAGTAGGTTGCCTGGCCCCTGGAGACTACGAAATGATCAAAGATCACAGCAAGAGAATTGGGCAATCGACGCACCAGACCAGGAAGGTGGGATCCAACACAACAGTCGATAATGGATCTACAGATGAGAGTTATAACGAGAGTAATCTAATTGCATGTGATGATAGCTTTGCACGGGGAGCCAATCCATTTTCCAAGAGACGATGGTCGGGCAATGTTGAGTCAGACGACTTTGAGGTAGCATCAACTCTAAAACGAGCTAGAAAATGA
- the ARL1 gene encoding Arf family GTPase ARL1 (similar to Saccharomyces cerevisiae ARL1 (YBR164C); ancestral locus Anc_8.597), with amino-acid sequence MGNFFSSMFDRLWGVNKELRILILGLDGAGKTTILYRLQIGEVVTTKPTIGFNVETLSYKNLKLNVWDLGGQTSIRPYWRCYYTDTAAVIFVVDSTDKDRMATASKELHVMLQEEELQDAALLVFANKQDQPGALSATEVSKELNLVELKDRSWSIVASSAIRGEGITEGLDWLIDVIKEEQLAA; translated from the coding sequence ATgggaaattttttcagctcCATGTTTGATCGATTGTGGGGTGTCAACAAGGAATTGAGAATATTGATTTTGGGCCTGGACGGTGCCGGTAAGACGACGATATTGTATAGACTGCAAATTGGTGAAGTGGTGACAACTAAACCCACAATCGGATTTAACGTTGAGACATTGAGCTATAAGaacttgaaattgaacGTGTGGGATCTAGGTGGTCAGACAAGTATCCGACCTTACTGGCGCTGCTACTATACTGATACGGCAGCGGTAATATTCGTGGTAGATTCGACCGATAAGGATCGTATGGCTACAGCTTCAAAGGAATTGCATGTTATGCTGCAGGAGGAGGAGCTGCAAGACGCGGCCTTGCTGGTTTTTGCCAACAAGCAGGATCAGCCAGGTGCTCTGAGTGCGACAGAGGTATCTAAGGAGCTGAATCTGGTTGAATTGAAGGACAGAAGCTGGTCCATTGTGGCTTCAAGTGCTATTAGAGGTGAGGGTATCACCGAAGGATTGGACTGGCTAATCGACGTGATAAAGGAGGAACAGCTCGCTGcctaa
- the CQD1 gene encoding Cqd1p (similar to Saccharomyces cerevisiae YPL109C; ancestral locus Anc_8.598), whose translation MLLRYSLNNSWRFFQRTGQSFRGSSVRKMLIPTSCIIYLTQQHRRRYSLLNETVEPSPYGDTFEMGLYLTSQRELQQNIEEARQRKLKKSHNILSYCSRKIWYIIKDELLEPIFTLLRFLELSVIFIPVLMVYPISFFGRHHRSNNDEFASETAGSLLWYKILRKALEIGGPSFIKLGQWAGSRTDIFSKGLCQELGQLHSNGKAHSLQYTKDKICESLGDEFKFDDIFEEFRETPLGVGAIAQVYVGKLSDEFLKRKQIKSQIGDNGKRWCAVKVIHPHASKKVNRDLRIMSFFANTIDMIPTMVWLSLPSEVENFSILMRLQLDLRIECLNLGRFNENFKGSLQVKFPKGFPDFSSRDVLFEEYIHGFSMEQFLRAKDDLKNVELCQSVSGPFIDSFLKMLILDDFVHADLHPGNVMIRFVKTNRYDTKITSTEEETFKIVDSLNKKFKNNDPTFIDELREDLTDFEPQICFIDAGLITELNKKNRTNFIALFNALARFDGYRAGELMIERSKTPETAIDKEMFAFKVEKLVNKVKKRTFTLGTVSIGDLLDQMLSMVRSHHVRMEGDFVSVVVAILLLEGIGRQLDPDLDLFASSLPILREFGMQREATSLLNDTSTFSMLKVWIGLELRSLMSSSVRSIFELIKSDQLCPNY comes from the exons ATGCTGCTGCGATATTCATTAAACAATTCATGGagattttttcagagaACCGGTCAATCTTTCAGGGGTTCATCGGTTCGCAAAATGTTAATACCCACAAGTTGCATAATATACCTGACGCAACAGCACAGGAGGCGCTATAGTTTGCTTAATGAGACCGTGGAACCCAGTCCTTATGGTGATACATTTGAAATGGGGCTATACTTGACTTCACAGAGGGAATTGCAGCAAAACATCGAAGAAGCACGTCAAAGAAAGCTCAAAAAATCACATAACATCCTTAGCTATTGTTCTAGGAAAATATGGTATATtataaaagatgaattgTTGGAACCAATATTTACACTGCTACGATTTTTAGAATTGTCAGTAATATTCATTCCAGTTTTGATGGTCTATCCAATATCCTTCTTTGGTAGACACCATAGATCAaacaatgatgaatttgcCAGTGAAACTGCGGGTTCACTTTTATGGTATAAGATACTTCGTAAAGCATTGGAGATAGGTGGACCCAGTTTCATTAAATTGGGTCAGTGGGCAGGCTCCCGGACCGATATTTTTTCGAAGGGACTATGTCAAGAATTAGGTCAGCTACACAGTAATGGCAAAGCACATTCATTGCAATATACAAAGGATAAAATTTGTGAAAGTTTGGGAGATGAatttaaatttgatgatatctTTGAAGAGTTTAGGGAAACTCCCTTGGGCGTGGGCGCAATCGCACAAGTTTATGTTGGTAAACTGTCGGATGAGTTTCTCAAACGAAAGCAAATTAAAAGTCAAATTGGTGATAATGGTAAAAGATGGTGTGCTGTTAAAGTCATACATCCACATGCCAGCAAAAAAGTAAACCGAGATTTGCGAATTATGAGTTTCTTCGCTAATACAATAGACATGATCCCAACAATGGTATGGCTTTCACTTCCAAGTGAAGTTGAAAACTTTAGTATTTTAATGAGATTACAGTTGGACTTAAGGATTGAGTGTTTAAATCTTGGCAGgttcaatgaaaatttcaaaggtTCTTTGCAAGTCAAGTTCCCTAAAGGTTTTCCAGACTTTTCAAGCCGGGACGTTCTGTTTGAAGAATACATTCATGGTTTCTCAATGGAGCAATTCTTGAGGGCTAAAGACgacttgaaaaatgtggAGCTTTGTCAATCTGTCAGCGGCCCCTTCATTGAttcctttttgaaaatgctgaTACTTGATGATTTCGTTCATGCCGATTTGCATCCTGGTAATGTTATGATAAGATTTGTCAAGACCAATAGATATGATACAAAAATTACATCTACAGAGGAAGAGACATTCAAGATTGTGGATTCCCTGAACAAgaaatttaaaaataatgatcCTACTTTTATTGATGAACTTAGAGAAGATCTGACAGATTTTGAACCTCAAATTTGTTTCATAGATGCTGGACTGATTACTGAattaaataaaaagaatagGACAAATTTCATTGCATTATTTAACGCTCTGGCGAGATTTGATGGATATCGTGCCGGAGAATTAATGAttgaaagatcaaagaCCCCTGAAACGGCAATTGACAAAGAAATGTTCGCATTCAAGGTCGAGAAGCTAGTTAAcaaagtgaaaaagaggACATTTACTTTAGGGACTGTTTCAATAGGCGATTTGTTGGATCAAATGCTCAGTATGGTTAGATCACACCATGTAAGAATGGAGGGAGATTTTGTTTCTGTAGTTGTTGCTATATTGTTGTTGGAAGGAATAGGTCGGCAGCTGGACCCTGACTTAGATTTATTTGCAAG CTCATTACCGATATTGAGAGAATTCGGAATGCAAAGAGAAGCTACCAGTTTACTTAATGACACTAGTACATTTTCCATGTTAAAGGTGTGGATAGGACTAGAATTGCGCTCGTTAATGAGCTCGTCAGTAAGAAGCATATTTGAACTGATAAAGAGTGACCAATTGTGCCCCAACTATTAA